The Candidatus Aegiribacteria sp. genome includes a window with the following:
- a CDS encoding transcriptional regulator: MALVKCAWCKGTGIDGIGDSPCDVCGGDGHINVPEPATPCGRCKGTGKIYNEVLEEHGKCGGCNGSGWAS, translated from the coding sequence ATGGCACTTGTTAAGTGCGCCTGGTGCAAAGGCACAGGCATTGATGGCATCGGAGATTCCCCTTGCGATGTTTGCGGAGGCGATGGCCACATCAATGTGCCGGAACCTGCGACACCCTGCGGAAGATGCAAGGGAACCGGCAAAATTTACAACGAAGTTCTTGAGGAACACGGAAAATGCGGTGGCTGCAACGGATCAGGCTGGGCCAGCTGA